The DNA region AGATCTCCAATTCCGCTTCCCGTAACTTCTGAATGATCTGCTCCACTTTCAAGCGCTTCGTCCCCATGATCGCCTCCCTTTTTCAAGTGATGGTCGTCAGTCTACGACTGACGACCGGACTCGTTTAAGGGGGGCAGGTCAAATTATCAGGTTCACTAGCCCATGAGTTGAATCAGCCGCTCACTGCGATTCTCAGCAACGCTCAGGCAGCGCTGCGTTTCCTTGCCCATGAGAACGCCGACCTCAACGAGGTGCGCGAAATCCTGACCGACATCGTGAACGAAGATAAGCGCGCGGGTGAAGTCATCCGTCGTCTTCGTCTGTTGCTCAAGAAGGGTGAGGTGCAACATCAGCCTCTGGATATGAACGAAGTGGTGCTGGAAGTTTTGAAGCTCCTACGCAGCGACCTTGTGAACCAGGGAGTCACCACGCAGACGGAACTCGCTCCGGACCTGCGCGACCTTCAAGGCGATCGCGTTCAACTCCAGCAGGTGTTACTGAATCTCATGATGAATGCCTGCGATGCCATGACTAACAATGCGAGAGACGATCGCCGGATCATCCTCCGCACGGACTTAGCCGGAGGCGATGCGGTGAGCATATCCGTGGCCGACTTCGGCGCGGGCATTGCCGCGGATAAAATGGAACAGGTCTTTGAACCGTTTTTCACCACCAAGCCCAACGGCATGGGGCTCGGTTTGGCGGTTTGCCGGACGATCATCGCAGCACACGGCGGACGGTTGTGGGCCACCAATAATCCTGAGCGCGGCGCCACCTTTCATTTCACCCTGACGTTACCCAACAAGGCGTCCTCATGAGCCAGCCGACAGCGACTGTTTTCGTCGTAGACGATGACTCCGCCGTGTTGAAGAGCCTGACGCGTTTGTTGAGCTCGGCGGGCCTCACGGTGGTCACGTTTTCCTCCCCACGCGAGTTCCTGGATCGGCACGATCCGATGTCACCGGGTTGCCTGTTGCTGGACGTGGCGATGCCCGGCCTGAACGGCCTCGAACTTCAGGAAGCGCTGAAGGCCGGCGGCCATAATCGGTCCATCGTGTTTCTTTCCGGTCGCAGCGACGTCCCCATGAGCGTGCAGGCGATGAAAAGCGGCGCCGTCGATTTTCTTACCAAGCCGGTGAACGACGACGACCTGCTCAAAGCCATTCGCACCGCGCTCGCGAAGGATCAACATGATCGGCAGAATCGCGACGAGGTCGCCGAGATCGATCGACGGCTGGCGACGCTAACGCCGCGGGAGCGCGAAGTGTTGGAGCACGTCATCTCCGGCCAGCTCAACAAGCAAACTGCCGCTGAACTGGGCACCGCCGAGAAAACGATCAAAGTCCACCGTGCGCGCGTTATGGAAAAACTGAACGTGCAATCCGTCGCGGAACTCGTGCGACTCACTGAAAAGGCACGTATTCGGGCTAGGTGACGAGCCCTCCTTCGGCAATCGGCTTTTTGCCTCACCGACGTCTGAATGCCTCGGTCTTAGCGTATTGGCCTAAGGTCCAATAGGTTTCTCCGTTTGACGGAGTACCCTCTCGCTCATGCGCGAACGCTGCCGTCGATCGCCGTCGTGGATGATGAGGAATCGATGAGCATCGCCGTGGCGTGACTCAGTCATAGCTCTAAGTCGATTACCGAGTCAGCCGGCGAGTGGTCTCGCCGATTTGGTGCTCAAGATGCGCGACCGAGAGCTTGGGATGAGCGACGATTCGGATGGACGGGTTTGACGAGCGGAAATCCAAGACGAGAGGAAACCGACGATGGCGACAGCAACTTTGTCCGCACAGGAAGAGGCCATCCAGTCAGGGAAGACGACGCTGCATGGCACCGTGACCGAGCGGATTCTCAGGTTGTATGAGGCCGTTCGTGGTTACGGCCCGCCTCGTATTACCGTGGATCGCGCCGTTCTGTTCACGGAATCGTTCAAGGAGACCGAGAACCAGCCGCTCGTCCTGCGCTGGGCCAAGGCGCTTGCGCATTTCGCCGACAAAGTACCCGTGACGATTTTCCCCGACGAGCTGATCGTCGGTCGACCCAATACTTGGCTCGGTCGCTGGGGGATTGTCTATCCGGAACTTGACGGCGACATCATGCCCTCCGGGGTCGAGATGTTCCGCAAGAACAAGGGCCAGCCGGGCGAGGTCGTGGTTTCGGAAGAGGATGAGAAGGTCATCAGCGAGGTACTCACGTCCTACTGGACGGGCAAGGACTATGCGACCGGTTATGTAAAGTCGCTCCCGCCGGACACGCGGTTCATGGAGTACGGGCCGGACCCCAAGAATACGATCTTGATGACGGTCGTCGTTTTTGCGTCCTCTCCCATGAGGCACTCGCAGAACTGGACGCCGGATTGGAGCAAGATCCTGACTCGTGGCGTCAGAGGAATCCGTGAGGAGGCCGAGGCGAAGCTGGCCGCGCTTTCGGAACCCCGCGACTTCGTCCACAAGAAGCCGTTCCTCGAAGCCGTCATCATCACCTGCGACGCCATGACGACCTGGTCCAGGCGTTACGCGGAGCTCGCAACCGAGTTGGCCGCAAAGGAGACGAATCCTCAGCGCAAGAAGGAGCTGGAGGAGATCGCTGAGATCTGCCGGTGGGTTCCGGAGAATCCGGCGCGCACGTTTCGTGAGGCGCTCCAGGCGCAGTGGTGGGGCCAGATCTTCAACCGCATCGAGCAGACGTCGAGCGCCCTGGGCCAGGGCCGAATGGATCAGTATCTATTGCCGTTTTATCGAAAGGATCTGGCCGAAGGCCGGATCACAAAAGAATCGGCCATGGAACTATTCCATTGCCTTTGGATAGCCATGTCGCAGGTCGTGGAACTGAAGCTCAACCCGGTGGTTGCTGCAGGCACGGAAGGGTTCGCTCAATTCTCGAATGTCTGCGTCGGCGGGCAGACGGTCGACGGCCGGGACGCTACCAACGAGCTTTCATTCCTCATCCTTGAATCGCTTCGCGGACTGCACCTGACCAGCCCGGATCCGTGCGTTCGGATCCACGCCAACACGCCCGACGCCTTTTTGCACCATGTCGTGGAGTGCATCAAGGACGGCAAGGGGTATCCGAAGCTGCTCAACGATGAGATGGTCATCCCCTTCTACCTCGCCAATGGCGCCACCATGAAGGAGGCGCTGGACTGGAACATCTCGGGGTGCTGCGAGAATCGACTCCCCAATCGGGAAACGAACGTCACGGCCTCCGGCGGCATTAACTACGGTTCCATCGTCGAGTTGACATTTCGCAACGGCAAACTCAAGGTCTTCAAGGACCTCCAATTCGGCGTTGAGACCGGTGATCCGCGGACATGGACGAGCTTCGACGATGTCTGGAAGGCATTCTGCGCACAGGCCAAGCATCTGGCCCGGCATGCACTGATCCAGCAACACATCGCCTATCAGATCAAGCCGGAGTACTTCGCCGCGCCGGCAACGTCCATGCTTCACGACTTGGCGATGACCGAGTGTCGCGACCTGCACACGCACGGCGAGTACTTCCCGGGCTCCATCGACCACGGCACCTTTGAGGCGATCGGCAAAGGCACTGCGATCGACAGCCTAGCGGCAGTCAAGCACCTCATCTTCGACACCAAGAGGCTAACCTGGGACCAACTCTTGACGGCGATTGAGGTCGACTGGAAGGGCCACGAAGCCATTCGACAGATGTGCCTCAACGCACCCAAATATGGCAACGGGATTGAATGGGTGGACGCCATTGCCTTTGACATCGAGAGTTTCGTGTTGGACTTCCTGCATCAGCATCCTAAGCCCCACGATCAAGCCTTTCTGCTGCGTCAGATCCCGATCACGTTCCATGTTCCGATGGGAAAAGTTACGTGGGCCACACCTAACGGAAGAATGGCCAGCGAGTATCTTTCCGAAGGAATCTCCGCTTCGCACGGCATGGATGTGAAGGGGCCGACGGTGTCGCTCGCTTCCATGGCTCGGGGCCGAAATCTAAGCTATCGGGAAAAGGCGGGCGACCTGATCAATATGAAGTTCAGCCCGCCCACCGTGGCCGGAGAGCCGGGCACGCGACGCCTGATGCAGATCATTCGCACTTGGTGCCAGCTGAAACACTGGCACATTCAGTTCAACATTCTCAACCGAGAAACGCTGTTGGCGGCGCAAAAGGAGCCGGAAAAGTTTCGGAACCTGATCGTGCGCATTGCGGGTTACTCGGCGTACTTCGTGGACCTGTCGCCGACGCAGCAGGCGGAGATCATCGCGCGAACTGAAGAACAAATGGGATAGCGATACGAAGGTTGACTCGTCCTCCAGCACGAACTCTGAAATATATCCAGATCCGAAGGAAGCCAGCATGGAACTTAAAGGCAAAACCGCCATCATCACCGGGTCGGCCCGTGGCATCGGCGAAGGCATCGCGATGGTGCTCGCGCGCGAAGGGGCGAATGTCGTCATCAATTCCCGCAAGTTAGAAGAGTGCGCGGATGTGGTGAAGAAGATCACGGCCGCAGGTGGTCGGGCGATCGGGATCGGTGCTGACGTCAGCAAGAAAGACGAAGTCGCCGCAATGGCGGCCGAGACCGTCAAGCAGTTCGGGGCCATCGACATCTTGGTGAACAACGCCGGGATCGAAAGCCATCCTGTACTGACGATGGAGCTTGAAGAGGAGTCTTGGGACCGCGTCTTGAACGTGAACCTCAAGGGCTCTTTTCTTTGTTGTCAGGCGGTGATCCCCCAGATGATGAAGCAGAACAAGGGTCGGATCATCAACATCGGCTCGACGGCATCCATCCGCATCGCGTTCTTCGGGAGCGTGGAATACACCGCATCCAAATACGGCCAAGCAGGCCTCGCGCAGCATTTGGCGTGGGAACTTGCGGATTCCAATATCACTGTCAACACGGTCTGTCCGGGTAGTGTGCAAACGCCGTTGATGGAAGCGGGCACGACGCCTGAGTACCGGGCAATGACGGTCAAGAGACTGATTCCGCTGGGGCGCTTTACCAAGATCGAAGAGATCGGCGAGACCGTGAGCTTTCTCGCGAGCGATCGCGCGGCCATGATCACCGGCCAGATGCTCGCCGTAGACGGCGGGGCTCTTACCGGTTTCGGAGAGGATCTACGGGGCACCGTCCGCCAGCGAATGGCGGACTTCAAGAGCAGCGGTAAGTAGTGACATTTCCGGCGGACTAAAGAAGCATTCGCCGGCGTGCCCGCGGCATAACGCCTGAAGGACTAGACGGAACTATGCAATCGTCGCGTCGCATTGCGATCAACATCGGTGGCGGCTTCGTGCCCGGTCTGAACGCCGTAATCACTGGTGCGGTCCTCGCCGCCGACGAACTGGGCTGGGAGGTCGTCGGCATTCGAGACGGATTCGATGGCCTGTTGTTCCCCGATCGGTATCCCGACGGCGGTCTAGTGAAGCTGACGCGTGAGATGGTTGAGCACTTCGCCGGCACCGGCGGATCGATCTTGGGGACCGCAGCCCATACCGATCCGTTTCACGTACGCATCGTCAACTCAGATAACGCGGTCGAAGAAGTCGATCGCTCCGATGAGCTGCTGGGAAAACTTCGCGAGCAAGGTATCGACGGAGTGATCTCCGTCTGCGGCATGCGAGCCTTGAGCATCTTGTTCAAGCTGCATCGCAAAGGCCTGAAAACCATCTGCGTACCGAAGTCGGTCGAAAACGACATCGCGGTCACGCAACTCTCCTTCGGCTTTAATAGCGCGCTGGGCTTTGCTACCGAGATCCTCGATCGCATCCGTCTGGCATCCGAATCCGCGCAAAGAATCGGCGTAGTGGAAGTCTTGGGCGAGCACACGGGTTGGTTGGCGTTGCAGGGAGGCATGGCCGTCTGCGCCGATGCCGTATTGATTCCCGAAATCCCCTACGACTTGACGAAGGTTGCCGCGAAGTTGCGCGCCCGGATGCAGGGAGGACGGAGGTCTGCTCTGGTCGTCGTCGCCGAGGGCGCCGTTCCAGCGGCATCCTTGCCGTCTGAGACGAAGTCGATCGATTCGATGAAGGCCTCGCTTTCTCCGGGCGCCACGGGTCATGCAGGCGCTCATGTGATTGACCGCTCGGGGCACGTGGCGACGTCGGTGGCGCTGCAACTTCAACGGCTCACCGACCATGAGACCTACCCGCTCGTGCTAGGCGACTTGGTAAAAGGAGGTCCG from Planctomycetia bacterium includes:
- a CDS encoding SDR family oxidoreductase; the protein is MELKGKTAIITGSARGIGEGIAMVLAREGANVVINSRKLEECADVVKKITAAGGRAIGIGADVSKKDEVAAMAAETVKQFGAIDILVNNAGIESHPVLTMELEEESWDRVLNVNLKGSFLCCQAVIPQMMKQNKGRIINIGSTASIRIAFFGSVEYTASKYGQAGLAQHLAWELADSNITVNTVCPGSVQTPLMEAGTTPEYRAMTVKRLIPLGRFTKIEEIGETVSFLASDRAAMITGQMLAVDGGALTGFGEDLRGTVRQRMADFKSSGK
- a CDS encoding 6-phosphofructokinase; translation: MQSSRRIAINIGGGFVPGLNAVITGAVLAADELGWEVVGIRDGFDGLLFPDRYPDGGLVKLTREMVEHFAGTGGSILGTAAHTDPFHVRIVNSDNAVEEVDRSDELLGKLREQGIDGVISVCGMRALSILFKLHRKGLKTICVPKSVENDIAVTQLSFGFNSALGFATEILDRIRLASESAQRIGVVEVLGEHTGWLALQGGMAVCADAVLIPEIPYDLTKVAAKLRARMQGGRRSALVVVAEGAVPAASLPSETKSIDSMKASLSPGATGHAGAHVIDRSGHVATSVALQLQRLTDHETYPLVLGDLVKGGPPTAVDRQLGLSYGAGAVRGLHADQSGVMVTFQPPDLKFVPLAEAINKVRTVPADSVFMQVARSLGICFGDEVAP
- a CDS encoding response regulator; translated protein: MSQPTATVFVVDDDSAVLKSLTRLLSSAGLTVVTFSSPREFLDRHDPMSPGCLLLDVAMPGLNGLELQEALKAGGHNRSIVFLSGRSDVPMSVQAMKSGAVDFLTKPVNDDDLLKAIRTALAKDQHDRQNRDEVAEIDRRLATLTPREREVLEHVISGQLNKQTAAELGTAEKTIKVHRARVMEKLNVQSVAELVRLTEKARIRAR
- a CDS encoding glycyl radical protein; translated protein: MATATLSAQEEAIQSGKTTLHGTVTERILRLYEAVRGYGPPRITVDRAVLFTESFKETENQPLVLRWAKALAHFADKVPVTIFPDELIVGRPNTWLGRWGIVYPELDGDIMPSGVEMFRKNKGQPGEVVVSEEDEKVISEVLTSYWTGKDYATGYVKSLPPDTRFMEYGPDPKNTILMTVVVFASSPMRHSQNWTPDWSKILTRGVRGIREEAEAKLAALSEPRDFVHKKPFLEAVIITCDAMTTWSRRYAELATELAAKETNPQRKKELEEIAEICRWVPENPARTFREALQAQWWGQIFNRIEQTSSALGQGRMDQYLLPFYRKDLAEGRITKESAMELFHCLWIAMSQVVELKLNPVVAAGTEGFAQFSNVCVGGQTVDGRDATNELSFLILESLRGLHLTSPDPCVRIHANTPDAFLHHVVECIKDGKGYPKLLNDEMVIPFYLANGATMKEALDWNISGCCENRLPNRETNVTASGGINYGSIVELTFRNGKLKVFKDLQFGVETGDPRTWTSFDDVWKAFCAQAKHLARHALIQQHIAYQIKPEYFAAPATSMLHDLAMTECRDLHTHGEYFPGSIDHGTFEAIGKGTAIDSLAAVKHLIFDTKRLTWDQLLTAIEVDWKGHEAIRQMCLNAPKYGNGIEWVDAIAFDIESFVLDFLHQHPKPHDQAFLLRQIPITFHVPMGKVTWATPNGRMASEYLSEGISASHGMDVKGPTVSLASMARGRNLSYREKAGDLINMKFSPPTVAGEPGTRRLMQIIRTWCQLKHWHIQFNILNRETLLAAQKEPEKFRNLIVRIAGYSAYFVDLSPTQQAEIIARTEEQMG